The window GTAGATCTACATTGTAGTGTTGCATCTGCAAGGAGCGACTCGCGTGTtccgtctctccctctccccacGTCTCGGGTCTCGTCCGGCACTACCGTAGCTcggcctcccctccccccaccacaccctccctcctcctcaccggCCAGATAGCAGCCCTATGGCTCTTTCAGACCTCATCATTCGACAAGAAATGATGGAGGGAATTCACACTCGCAAACCTACAGCAACGCTCTGCGAGGAAGCTCGTGAGGAACCACCCGCACGGATCGGCGCCAAGCGGAGCCAACAAAACAACACTCACTCTCCCCGTCCAAGAGTCGTTCCGCCTTTGCCGCCCTGGGCACTCTGGGCGCTTCTACTCTGCTGTCGCGGACGAAGCCAAGTCCACACGGTAGTCAGTGTACACACATCACTTGgtcctccctccctttcgCACACACGAGGGTTTCGACAcaggagaaaaaaaaaggataATACTGCGAAACTCTCGGCGCAGCGAGCGATGCGACCTAGGCTAGGCCTGATCCAGCATCGCCGAGTGGGATGATTGCCCATTGGTGGTTACTCATCTCAGACCAATGTGTGGCCGGTGGGAGTATGATACCCCCGTCTTTCCCCGGGCTTCAGACATACGAAAGCCAACCTGTCATTCCTttgcagaagaagaggagggagagaagaggagcgGGGAAGAGCAACACACTAAACGAGGCTCGACAGCCGCTCACTCAAATCGTGCCCGGGTATATCAGCATCCGCTACTCCAAGTATTTGTATATCCAGAAAGGGCAGCACACCGCGGCCTCTACCTCTCGGCTCGCTGTCTTTGACCGTCCAAGGTGAAGAAAGTCCACTTCGGTCGAACTCTCCTACCGTGTCTTTGACCATCACAGCCACAGCACGTCTTGCCTGTATTCATGCATTCTTCCTCCCAACCATTTCAGAGGGCGACGCCCATTGCTCCCACAGCTAGACCCAACCCCACTCCAGCAGCTGCTGCTCTGACCAGACCGCCGGTGCacctcgcggcggcggcggcggcgccaccggTGCTGGAACTCTGAGCCACTCCGGCAGTCGCCGTCCGTCCGGCCCCATCACCAccagctcctccgccgccgccgccagtcACCGGACAGCCCGCGGTGCACGGCAGCGCCGAAACAaagggcgtcggcgccgcggtcCCCACGTCCGCCGTCCCTGTGACCGTGAAGACGGGCGCCTGCGAGACGGCCGTCACGTTGGGCACGACGTTGCGCGCGTCGACATTGAGCACGGCGTCGATCATCTGCAAgacgccgttggcgacgaggatgtcggtCTGGATGATGCGCGCCGAGTCGACGAATACGTCGTTGTTGTAGAGCGTCACGTCGAGCgactcgccgtcgacggcggtggcgagcCGCGTGCCGTTGGCCAGCGATGACGCCtgcgcgacggccgagggcaCGAGGTGGTACCGCAGCACGCGGCGGAGGGCCTCGCGGTCCATGCCGGAGAGCGTGGCGGCGACCCGCTGGAAGGCGGCGTTGCGCGGCGCGAAAACGGTGACGTTTTTCGTCTCGGCGAACTCgttgacgaggccggccatgtagagggcgccgaggaaggacGTGAACTCCGGGTACGCGTCGCGGGCGGTCCTCTCGAGGCGGGCCGGCGAGACCATGAGGCTGTCGATgacctggacgaggccgccgtcgaagGGGATGTCGGTATCGAGCGCCGTCGTGCGCGACGCCATGCCCGACGtcacgacgacgtcgccgttgggCTGCTTGGTGACGAGGACCTGCTGGCCACCCGTGACGTTGGAGAAGCGCGCGTCCGTGAGGAGGGTCGAGTGGAGGGTCGAGTTGCCGGGCAAGAGGGCGCCGAAGGATACCCTGCCGATGAGGACGCCGTACTGCAGCGCGACGGTGATCTCGTCCTTGTTCGAGTCCCAGCCCTGGCCCTTGAGGTAGGCCGAGTCACTCGGAGCTAGGATCTGGCGTTTGCGTCAGAGACTGGTTtaggggttttttttttctttcttttttttcgcCATGAGAAACGAGCATTGTGACATGCCAATGCGTGCGGCTTTCGTCTTTGGTTTTGACCTGAAGTTTTCGGGCCGTGGAGATGCGAGCGAAACGTACATACCGTAACACCTGATTCAGACAGCTTCGAGAAGATGCCTTCATGTTCCTGTAGCACGCTTTTGTCAGCTGCGACGAGTCTGAACGAGGGCCGTGATCTTGAGAGACCCGGGGGACCAAGGCTGCTCTTAGGCGacagtcgtcgtcgtcataTCAGTTCCCGTACCTTGACCAAGCGGCGGAAGGTCGTCAGATTTGCCTGCTTCCCGAGGACCTCCTCCAACCCTTGTGCTGCGACGGTAGATGCgcccaacaacaccaccgaTGCCACGGCGGACAGAAATGCGCGTGTGGATGACCTCATCGTCTCTTCGGCCTTGTCGCGATTCTGCACCCCTTTCAAGGAGAGGGATATAGAAGGGGAAATCCTGGCAGAAAAAGGCCAAAAAAAGTCAAGCAAGGAAATTGCAAGAACTCAGGAGCCGGATGCGGCGAGGAACAAACAGTGGCAGAACACCCTTGCGGTCAGAACAGCCCGTGGTATGGTATGTACTGTGCATCGAGCAAACAGCAGACGACCAGAAGGCGCCTGCAAGCAGCGCGCTTTGAAAAgtcgagggagaagagggtgaAAGAATACCAAATGGAAAAAATCGAAAAGGATTCTTCGGGGCATGACAAAGGGATGAGGGCGACCTTATGAGTAGTTGAGCAAGGCGCACGCGATCCTACTTTGCCCTTTCCATTCCATGTCGAGCATCACGGGCGATTCAGGCCTGGACTCTCGACGCGTGGGGTGTCAGGGCCAGCAGATGCCAGGGAGGGCGTGCGAGTGAAGTGGTAATCGGCTCGCGGACTTGTTCGTCCGTCAAGTGTGCCGTCGATACCCCTCGGCTCTCCTAGAGAAAGATGGCAGCGTGGGTTAACATGGGCGGCGTGCATGCGAGCAATCACATCCGCAGCTTAGGGCATCAGGGTGGGCGGGGGGAGATGGCCCAGAAGAGAgttagagagagagaaatggGAATGGCGGCGTCCAGCTGTGCATTCGTAGCGCTCCATCAGCTTTTAGCGGCGTGTTCCTGCAGGCTGGACAGCGAGACTAGGGCGGTTGAGGCGGCGGGTGCTTCCTATTCCTGCATCTACTCACTTGCACCAGATGGGAATTgcggggtggggggggggaggcctTTCTGGACAGTTTTGCTTTGGTTGGAGTTGGGATGGGTGCAATGGCCCGTACGGAACTCAACAATGCGGCAGATgttccatctcggccgcggAATGTGGAGAAACGGATCCAAGAATAGAAGCCTCTTGGCTCTCGAGAACCATGAGTAGTAGCCTGAATATAGATAGGTGTTGATCAAAGCCTCGTCCCAGGCGTTTGAGCTGTCAACTAGGATGCTGTGTGTTGTGAGTAAGCCGACAAGTCTACTGTAGGCGTAGGCTGCCCCTTCAGACCCCGGCTGTTCGAGGTATTTTCGTGCCTCCAACTCACTCTCGACAGCCAGCGGAGACACCGCCAGgggcaaggagggggggtcgTTCCGGAGGCACGGCTCAGCTGCCAAGCCAATACCATGCACCCTGGGTGCTGGATGCATCCAAGACAGCAATAGTTCAACGCCGACACCAATGGAAAACCCGCAACAccgaagaaagaaaaggcgaagaagatTGAAAAGAAAGGATAGGCAACATGCCCTTTGCCGCCTCCACGGGATCCACATTGCTCAGCCGCCCGTGGCTTTTCGGCGCCGTTCCGGTCGAGTGGGGTCTCGTCCGAAGCTCCGGTGTCtttagagagagagagagggggggggagagaaagggagtGAGAGCATCGCCCCCGCCGGACTGCAACGAGACGGAAACCTAGTTACGAGAAGGGTAAAGAGGTCTGTCAAGATGTATCGACAGAGAGCCGGTCTCGCTCCCACGCCGCTCCGATTCGGCCGTCTTACCCCGCTGCCCCGAACCCGGCCGGCCAGGCTGCGTTGCTCCAGACCGTCTGCCACGCAGATTCGGGGACGACCCCGCTCGCAATCCTTGGTCATCCCCGCTTCGGTGTGTATTTGTCAAGGGCGCGATCTCAACCGTCAAAATATCACCACCTTTCACCTTATCCTTCCTTTCTCTCACACACTCGGCCAAGACCAGCTCGTTTGTTTTGCGATTTCTTCAGAACGACCGAAACACTCCCACCGCCCTCATGGCTTCCTCTGATGGCAGGAACGAGACCGTTTTTCGCAAAATAATCCACGATCACAACGCACAGAGGTGGCGGGAGTTGGAAACCAGCCTCCAACCGACTGTTGTGGTTGATGGGTGTTCGGTGCCGAAGGGCCGTTTTCGAGGATATCTGCTTGGTGACCATGCAGGCAATGAGAGCGACAGGGAGGTGAGGATCGATGCGATACTTGTCGATACCAGTACCCACAGCATCGCCGCACGTCTCATCAATCGCGTGACCCTTGGAGACTACCCGGAGCCTTTCGAATATCAGGAAATCGTCTTCACCAAGTTCACAGACAATCTTCTCTCCTCTTGGCAAACACTGCGAGATGAGGATGGTTTCCGGAACAGAGAGCCGTCGGTGGCCTCCACACCATcctcgtcaccatcgccatcatcctccgATGCTAACCAACTACCGCCGTTGAAGACACCGGCAGAACTCGATCTCTTCTATCAGTGCTACATCAAAACCATCAACGAGAAGACCATGGCCCAAGAGTTTGACCGGTTCTGCCGGCCGAAGCTCCAGCACAACGGCCGTGAGCTCACGATTGCCGAGTACATACCCCTCATCAGCGACAGCCAGGACGCCATCGAGGGCCTCCATTTTGGAATCCAGGAGGTGTTCACCGACGCAAGCACGCAGCAGATCGGGGCGAGGCTGGAGTTCACAGGGACGCCGGTCAAGGAGTGGGGGGGTGCGAAGCCCAACGGCGAGTCTGTCCTTTTCCACGAGCACGTCATGTATCAGCTCGAGCACGGGAGGATATCGCGCGTATGGTCAACCATAGAGCTGGATGTGTACCGAAGCCAGATGGGAACCGCGGCTCCGTAGAGAAAGCAATGAATCAAGCTTCGGGGGTGCCATGGTCGCGTAACATTAAATCACGTGGGCGTGTGCATTTGTAGGTTCAGCCGGTTGAATGGTGAACTATATGTGCAGAAATCTGGATTGGACCGGCGCCAAAGATCCAACGTGAATCAGTTCCGCAGCGAGGAGCCGTGTTTGCACAACATCATCAGACTCACCCCGCTGTCTTTTCTCTCCTTTAAATTTCCGAAAGTTCATCAGGAATTTCAAGGGGAGCACAAGAATAAAGAGCTTATCAGCCCGTCTAAACTCAgctggccgtggccgtgtCATCACCTATGCTGGCACTCCCCACCCCTCAAGGCCCCTCTCATCTCAAAAGCTCATCACCGCCACAAGCTCCGACCTTTTGATTACGCAGTAGCTACTATTGGCCATGGCAACGATCCCAAAACCAGTCTTCATCTACGGTACTCTATGTGCGAAGCCTCTTCTTGCCTGGGCTCTGACCGGCGACGCTACCAAGACCGAGGAGATATcggccctcctccgtccGGCCAAAGTGGAAAACATTGCCCGCTATGCACTGCACGGCCTCGATTTCCCGGCCGCTATAAGGGAACCCGGCTCATGCACAGACGGATATCTCTTCCAACCGAAAACCTGCTCACAGCGgaagaagctcgacgacTTTGAAGGCGAGGTTTACCAAAATGAGACGGTCCAGGCCAGGCTGTCAAGCGACGAGAGTGGAAATACGGCGAGTTTGATTGAGGCAGATATATACCTATGGAATGGTGATAAAGACCTGGTTTCGGATAAGTCTTGGGACCTGGACTGGTTTGTTCGAGAGAGACTAGAGGATTGGATAGGCCTCTTCGAGGGAATGGAGATGGTTGGAGATGATAGCAGTTGAGGGATCCGTGAAATCAAAGACCAAAGACTTCCAGCTCTGTTGAAGACTTTTGAACCCATATCTTTTTCGTGATTTCGCGCTCAAATGTTTCTTTTGCGGTGTCGCCCTGCTCAACCTTCTCACGTGAGTATTAATTCCTACTACTCAAAGTGATCAATCTGAAGATCGGGCCATGAGAAGTTTGGTAAGGTATCACACACGTCAGAACGTCGTGTAGTATTAGCGGTTACGGCTAAAATTATCTTTAAAAAGAAAGCCAGAAACCACGTGGTTCTCAACTTTCACTCCTTGGACCGGCACTGGTCTGCGGGCTTCTGGTTCTTTGCTCCCTTGATACAGTTGTTGGACACGTCCAAGATCTTCTTATCGACCAGAGCAGCGCAGGCAGGCCCAAGAGAACCGCCCAAGTTGTTGTCGGACAGGTTCAGCACCTCCAGGCTCTCGAGCTTGCACAGGTCTTCGGGGACGGATCCCGACAGCCTGTTGTAGCTGGCGTCGAAGAGCGTAAGGTTCTGCGTCGCCCACGTCCTGGGGATCGACCCCGACAGGGCGTtgcccagcagcaggatcTCCTGGACGTGCTTCATGCTCCCGATCGACTTGGGGATGGAGCCGCTCAGCTTGTTGTTAGCCAGGGTAAGGTACAGGACGGGGGAGGACCCGAGGTTGTCCGGGATGCCGGACGAGAactggttgttgttgaggaagaggacgtcgaggtcgaggtcgaagaccTCGCGTGGGATGGGGCCGGAGAACTCGTTGAAGCGCAGGTCGAGGAAGGTCaggttgatgtcgaggacgcTCCTCGGGAAGGGGCCGGAGAGCTTGTTCGAGCTCAGGTCGATCTCGTACAGCCACTTGAGCGCCGTGAGGTCCTTCGGCAGCGACCCCGTGAAGTTGTTGGAGTTGGCGTGGAAGAAGGTCAGGTCCGTCAtcttgtcgaggaagtcgtCCAACGTCAGGTGGTCTCCGTACAGGCCGAAACCGTTGAGGTCGATCCctgcgacggcctcggcgcccgtgtTGGGGTTGTGTTCGCAGTAAAAGCCATCGAGCTTGCAGACGTCGCTACCACCAGTCCAGTTCTTGGTGATGCCTTCGGGTCCAGCAATTTTCTGCCTAAAGGATTGCGCAATGAGAAGATCCCTGCCCAGATTCGAGTCTCCAGTAGAGACAGGAGCGCCAAAGGCAAGCGAGAAAACGAACGACGAGAAAAGGAGTGTGAGGGGGGCCATGTTGATTGAAAAGAGTGACAACGAGGATGCAAGACCGTGGGCTCGTTCTGCTGTGACGGGAATAGCCAGCATCTATATATTCATCATCGTGTTCTGCAGGCTCTCAAGAGTCACGGAAGAAAAATCACTGTGCTCATTTCCTTGTACCTAGTCATGTCCGATTGCCTGTCTGAGTTCTTCGTATTCCTCGCCCTTTGCAGAGTAGCACGACTCGTCTTGATTCTGCCCCCCCCACCTGTTCGCCGATTGTTCCGCCCTGGGGCCATCTATTAACCTTCAAGCTAGAGGGTCCATCCGCAATCCGGATGGCTGCTCATCAAATATTAATGATCTGCCCAAAGTTTCACCTTGAACGAGCCTCGTCCAAGACTTGCTGGGAAGACCCATCGCCGAAGACTGGAAATGAACACTGGCAATGAAGCGTCTGCTTGATATTGGAATCCACTCAATCTGACTTTTGTAGTGTAATAGCTTCATCAACACAGCAATTCCACTCTCTGAGCCAAGTCACAAGCGGCAATGAGCTGCTAACCTGGTGCGTGTTTCTGAGACTTGGAATTACTAGTCGCCGGAAGATTGGGTCCCGTTGAACGTTTTTATAGTACTTGTCAACCCTATTCACATGTGCAACAATCAATGAGCAGAGGGCATCAGCAGCAAACAAAAGTTTCAACACCGTCTTGTTAGGTCAAACGCTCAAAATACTTTGCGTCATGAGAGGATTGTCATGGTTCACGTTAAAGCTGTAAATAAAAATGGAAAACAGTCATATTCAACCCTATTGGAGTCTTAACCACACGGTCCTGAACGTAACGCCGAGCAAACTTCATTGCGTTTCCCCAATGTAGAGCAAAGCAGAAAGACGCTGTGAGAAGGCCCCCTCACAGAGACTGCAGAGATGCATCAAAAGACTAGCCAAAAGCCTATCCACAGTGACAAAAGCAATGGTTGAACTCTGTATGGGAACGCTGATAGAACATGCTTTGTGAAATGACTTTTACACCCTAGAACATACCAGGAGACCCGGAACCTGACCTGTCTGTTCCGGGAGCAGCTGGCAAGATACACAAGATTCCCAACCAGCGTTACTATTCTTTCTTGAATCTTCGCTTCCTGATGTTTGATCTTTTTCAGCCAGATGCCCCACGTGATGACACTCGGTACTATTGACGGAATACGCCCCTGTCGCCCAGATAGGTACATGGGTCACTCACCGGCACAAGGAGCTCATGGAAGACGCGACGCAGTGGAAAGTGGTTATCTGGTTTTCATCGTAGACGAGGAAATTCAAAGAAATTGGTTGTCTCGTTGTTTATTAAGAGGTCAAGACTGTACGAATCGCATTTGACCTTGGTCCCCGATCGGACTGTTCATTACGACATTCCATCCTTAGCATTATTGATTCTCCCATAATCTTACGCAGAATTTCAAAAGAATGAAAACTGGATATGCGGCCGCTGGCTGCTTACATGGTGGCATTCACGGGGCCGCTCCgggccttggcggcgtcgaacaAGCTCTGGATATCGACCTGCCACTGCGCGAGGTCGGGGCGGAGAACGCGGCGGTCGTACGTGACCAGGCCgttgacctcgccctcgacgtcgctcGTCTGGGTccagacgccgccgctgcacGCGTACATTTCGACCTGCTCGCGGAACTCCCTGAGGAGCACGCGGCCGCGGTAGTTGTAGGCCTCGAGGGTCTCGTCGATTTCGTACGTCTGGTTAATGGAGTCGATGGCCTGTTGCACGTTCCACAGGCTGCCGTCCCCTCGTTAGTCATATGATcaccggcgacgacaacgatgacgacgacgacgacaaaaAGAGATATGATGGCGGGAACGCGTTGGACTTACTGCTCGATGGAGACGTTGTGCCCGATGCCGCCAAACTCGCCCTGGAATCCGATGCGGGCCTTGTCGTAAGGAGAGGAAGCAAGCGAGTAGAAGGGCGTGCCGCACTGGGGGTTGGCGTAGTGGTGGTTGTCCGAGTAGTCACCGAATCCGTGATCGAACCAGCCGCTGTTGGCGTTGACAAGTCTCGTAGGATCAATCCtgcggacgacgtcgacgagcttggCCTCAGGGTACGGCGCGTTTCGGAGCTGGCCCCAACCCTCGTTATAGATGGTCCAGGTGACGATGCTGGTGTAGCTCTTGTGCTCCTCAATCATGATCTGCAGCTGGCGCTCGAACTCGGCCTGCTGTTCGGCATTTGGCAGACGTCCAGAGTTGGCTGTCATGCTCGGCATATCCTGGATGACaagcaggccgagctggTCACAAGCGTAATAGAACAAGTCGGGCTCGATTTTGATCTGCAGGGTGTCAAACACCGACTTTTGAGATTGCATCCAAAGATCAGTCAGTAGCTTACGTGCTTGCGGACCATATTCATCCCCAGTTTCTTGAGAACCTTCAGATCATAGGTCATGGCCTCCACGCTCGGCGGCGTGTGGAGTCCGTCAGGCCAGTATCCCTGGTCAAGGGTGCCGAACATGAAGATGAATTCGCCGTTCAACAGAGGGCGCTTGATGCCGTTGACAACCCCGGTGGAGATGGTGCGGAAGCCGGTGTAGCTCGTGACGTTATCGTTTCCGAGCCTCACGGTGATGTTGTATAAATTAGGGGTCGACGGTGACCAGACATTGGGCGACGACACGGTAAAGTTGAAGGCGGTCCCGGAGTTTCCGGTGCCCTGCCCGACCGTCTTGCCGTTTTTGTCTACAACGGCGATCTGGACTTGCGACGAAGAGTTTGAGGAGCTGTGGACAAGAACGTTTACTACGCAGGGTTAGCTGTGATTATGTGCCCGTTGAGACGATTCCTTGGATGCGACTTGCCGTGTCCCTTGTGGTCAGCGGCGATATCCAGCTGCGTGATGTGGTTCTGCGGCGCGCTCTCCAACCAAACCGTCTGCCAGATGCCAGAGCACGAGCGATAGAAGATGTGCGAAGGCGTCCTCGTCTGCTTGCCGATTGGGACGACGTATCCCTCCTCGTCTGTGGGGTCAAAGACAAACACAAGCcttgagaggggggggagactgTATCAGCTTGGTCCCAACACAAGGATTTTACATGCTGATTACTCACAAAGTGTTGTTGCCTCCGGGTTTAAGATACTGCGTCGCGTCGACCGTGAAGCGGAAATACCCTCCCCGGTGGAACGCGGCCTTCTGGCCGTTGATGAACACGGTGGCTTCGTagtcgacggcctcgaagtGGAGAAGCACCGACTGGTTCCCCCAGTTCTTGGGCACTTGGAAGGTCCTTGCCAGCCAAAAGTGAGGGACCTCAAGCTCTTGGATCCCCGACAGCCCGCTCTCGATACACGAGGGGATGAGAACCTCTCGGTCTAGTGTGCTCCCGGCGGGCGGGTGGCTGACATCTTTGTGTCCGCTCGCGGCTTGGAAGGTCCATATTCCGTTCAGGTTGAGCCAGTTCTCCCGGCGCAGCTGCGGCCTCGGGTGTTCCGGCCACGGATTCGTGCCGACCTGGGACGTCCACTCCGTGTCGAGAGGCGGGGTCTGCAGTTTGTAGGGCTCCGCGGCGCCaaccgtcggcgccgagcctCCAGCGGTTGTCGTCGTATTTTGGGCGTTTGTGAGGGAGGCCAGAGACAGCACCGTCAGCGCGGACGAGAGGAGCGTCTGCGTGAGATGCATCTCGAAAGATGCTAGATGGTGCcgagtgtgtgtgtagtGCCGGTACTAAAGGGCCACGGAAGCTTGAGGAAGATGCAAGCAAAGATGCAGAGAACACGAGAGAGAGGTACTAGACACGAACGAGGGGTCACAGCGtaaaaaagggggggaatTCTCTTGTTATACTCCAGAGAGTTGCTTGGAAAAGAAGGAACGTTTTGACTTTTGATCGTTGAGATGAGCGTTGACAATCCAATCGACTTAAACGCTCCGTGTTAAGGCGCAGCTTTCTCGGGCACATCAGATTGTCCCTCAACCGCCCCTTCCGGGCGTCTCGGCATCAAATCAAGTAGAGGGACGACCGAACGACACAAGCTATTTTCGAAAACTGCTTTCTCGCCAGGGTTGGTTGACTCGCAGTGACGTGCCATGCAGAAGCATGCAACGGTGCGTGCTAATGAGCGAGCTGTGTAGTCCCCTctagggggggggggaggggacaaCGGGGCCTGGTGCTACATACAACGTTCgtgttggttggttgg is drawn from Colletotrichum destructivum chromosome 6, complete sequence and contains these coding sequences:
- a CDS encoding Putative gamma-glutamyl cyclotransferase, protein AIG2 produces the protein MATIPKPVFIYGTLCAKPLLAWALTGDATKTEEISALLRPAKVENIARYALHGLDFPAAIREPGSCTDGYLFQPKTCSQRKKLDDFEGEVYQNETVQARLSSDESGNTASLIEADIYLWNGDKDLVSDKSWDLDWFVRERLEDWIGLFEGMEMVGDDSS
- a CDS encoding Putative glycoside hydrolase, family 2, immunoglobulin-like beta-sandwich, which produces MHLTQTLLSSALTVLSLASLTNAQNTTTTAGGSAPTVGAAEPYKLQTPPLDTEWTSQVGTNPWPEHPRPQLRRENWLNLNGIWTFQAASGHKDVSHPPAGSTLDREVLIPSCIESGLSGIQELEVPHFWLARTFQVPKNWGNQSVLLHFEAVDYEATVFINGQKAAFHRGGYFRFTVDATQYLKPGGNNTLLVFVFDPTDEEGYVVPIGKQTRTPSHIFYRSCSGIWQTVWLESAPQNHITQLDIAADHKGHVNVLVHSSSNSSSQVQIAVVDKNGKTVGQGTGNSGTAFNFTVSSPNVWSPSTPNLYNITVRLGNDNVTSYTGFRTISTGVVNGIKRPLLNGEFIFMFGTLDQGYWPDGLHTPPSVEAMTYDLKVLKKLGMNMVRKHIKIEPDLFYYACDQLGLLVIQDMPSMTANSGRLPNAEQQAEFERQLQIMIEEHKSYTSIVTWTIYNEGWGQLRNAPYPEAKLVDVVRRIDPTRLVNANSGWFDHGFGDYSDNHHYANPQCGTPFYSLASSPYDKARIGFQGEFGGIGHNVSIEHLWNVQQAIDSINQTYEIDETLEAYNYRGRVLLREFREQVEMYACSGGVWTQTSDVEGEVNGLVTYDRRVLRPDLAQWQVDIQSLFDAAKARSGPVNATM
- a CDS encoding Putative polyketide cyclase SnoaL, NTF2-like domain superfamily, which produces MASSDGRNETVFRKIIHDHNAQRWRELETSLQPTVVVDGCSVPKGRFRGYLLGDHAGNESDREVRIDAILVDTSTHSIAARLINRVTLGDYPEPFEYQEIVFTKFTDNLLSSWQTLRDEDGFRNREPSVASTPSSSPSPSSSDANQLPPLKTPAELDLFYQCYIKTINEKTMAQEFDRFCRPKLQHNGRELTIAEYIPLISDSQDAIEGLHFGIQEVFTDASTQQIGARLEFTGTPVKEWGGAKPNGESVLFHEHVMYQLEHGRISRVWSTIELDVYRSQMGTAAP
- a CDS encoding Putative leucine-rich repeat domain superfamily; protein product: MAPLTLLFSSFVFSLAFGAPVSTGDSNLGRDLLIAQSFRQKIAGPEGITKNWTGGSDVCKLDGFYCEHNPNTGAEAVAGIDLNGFGLYGDHLTLDDFLDKMTDLTFFHANSNNFTGSLPKDLTALKWLYEIDLSSNKLSGPFPRSVLDINLTFLDLRFNEFSGPIPREVFDLDLDVLFLNNNQFSSGIPDNLGSSPVLYLTLANNKLSGSIPKSIGSMKHVQEILLLGNALSGSIPRTWATQNLTLFDASYNRLSGSVPEDLCKLESLEVLNLSDNNLGGSLGPACAALVDKKILDVSNNCIKGAKNQKPADQCRSKE
- a CDS encoding Putative FAS1 domain-containing protein; the protein is MRSSTRAFLSAVASVVLLGASTVAAQGLEEVLGKQANLTTFRRLVKEHEGIFSKLSESGVTILAPSDSAYLKGQGWDSNKDEITVALQYGVLIGRVSFGALLPGNSTLHSTLLTDARFSNVTGGQQVLVTKQPNGDVVVTSGMASRTTALDTDIPFDGGLVQVIDSLMVSPARLERTARDAYPEFTSFLGALYMAGLVNEFAETKNVTVFAPRNAAFQRVAATLSGMDREALRRVLRYHLVPSAVAQASSLANGTRLATAVDGESLDVTLYNNDVFVDSARIIQTDILVANGVLQMIDAVLNVDARNVVPNVTAVSQAPVFTVTGTADVGTAAPTPFVSALPCTAGCPVTGGGGGGAGGDGAGRTATAGVAQSSSTGGAAAAAARCTGGLVRAAAAGVGLGLAVGAMGVAL